A genomic window from Lotus japonicus ecotype B-129 chromosome 1, LjGifu_v1.2 includes:
- the LOC130747993 gene encoding uncharacterized protein LOC130747993 — MEANQLYAAGRDITYSEYPTKFVWKDDTREWRPRKQGFSIGRISHVPPSCGEDYYLRILLNVQKGCTSFKDILTVKEVTYSTFKDACCALGLLEDDKEFVDAIKEASFWGSGEYLRRLFVVLLMSNNMSNPEVVWDKCWQELSDDILYRQRRRLDYPGLNLTDDQKKNLALAEIENMLQNNGRSLHNFVSIPYPSDIVVEDVGQRLIVEELNYDRNEMSEYLDQCLSSITDEQRHAYDKIINTVYGNKGGFFFLYGYGGTGKTFVWKTLSASIQSRGDIVLNVASSGIAELLLPRGRTAHSRFKVPIPITEDSTCNIKHNNPHAKLLIKAKLIIWDEAPMMSKWCYEALDKCLRDILRFTPGYDSSLPFGGKVVVLGGDFRQILPVIPRASRQDVISATINSSYL, encoded by the exons ATGGAGGCTAACCAACTTTATGCGGCTGGACGAGACATTACTTATTCAGAATATCCCACCAAATTTGTTTGGAAAGACGACACAAGAGAATGGCGCCCTAGAAAACAGGGTTTCTCAATTGGTAGAATTTCACATGTGCCTCCATCATGCGGCGAGGACTATTACTTAAGGATCCTTCTGAACGTTCAAAAAGGTTGCACGAGTTTTAAAGACATTCTCACTGTGAAAGAAGTGACCTACAGTACTTTTAAGGATGCGTGTTGTGCTCTTGGTTTGCTAGAAGATGACAAAGAATTTGTAGACGCAATAAAAGAGGCCAGCTTCTGGGGGTCAGGAGAGTATCTTAGAAGACTGTTTGTGGTGTTGTTGATGTCTAACAACATGTCAAATCCCGAGGTAGTTTGGGATAAGTGCTGGCAAGAGCTTTCAGATGATATTCTCTACAGACAAAGAAGACGCTTAGATTACCCAG GACTGAATCTAACAGATGATCAGAAAAAAAACCTGGCGCTCGCTGAGATTGAGAACATGCTACAAAACAATGGCAGGAGCCTGCACAATTTTGTTTCCATACCTTATCCTTCAGACATTGTTGTCGAAGACGTTGGACAAAGACTGATTGTAGAGGAGTTGAATTACGACAGGAATGAAATGAGTGAATACTTGGACCAATGTCTCTCCTCAATAACTGACGAACAAAGGCATGCGTATGACAAAATAATTAACACCGTCTATGGAAACAAAGGTGGATTTTTCTTCCTGTATGGCTACGGTGGGACGGGTAAAACCTTTGTCTGGAAAACGCTTTCAGCATCCATTCAATCAAGAGGTGATATTGTTCTCAATGTGGCTTCAAGTGGTATTGCTGAACTGTTGTTGCCTCGAGGAAGGACGGCGCACTCCAGGTTCAAGGTTCCCATACCTATAACTGAGGATTCAACATGCAACATAAAGCATAACAACCCTCATGCTAAATTGCTGATAAAGGCGAAACTGATCATTTGGGACGAAGCTCCTATGATGAGTAAATGGTGTTACGAGGCTTTGGATAAGTGCTTGAGAGACATTTTGAGGTTCACCCCAGGATATGACTCCAGCTTGCCGTTCGGAGGAAAAGTTGTGGTTCTGGGCGGTGATTTCAGGCAAATCTTACCTGTAATTCCAAGGGCATCCAGGCAAGATGTCATCAGTGCAACAATAAATTCATCCTATCTATGA
- the LOC130719668 gene encoding argininosuccinate lyase, chloroplastic — translation MMSLGSLSSTFTLAPPFTRHHRHHSSAGSRTSSFPTRARIENVRMEPREVPNPKPKEEKLWGGRFKEGVTDVVERFTESISFDKELYKQDITGSRAHASMLAHQGLITVTDRDSILQGLDEIERRIENGEFNWRTDREDVHMNIEAALTDMIGEPAKKLHTSRSRNDQVVTDLRLYCRDAIDEILASMKRLQVSLMTLALDNQGLIVPGYTHLQRAQPVLLQHLLLAYVEEIERDAGRLIDCRARMNFCPLGACALAGTGLPIDRFMTSDALGFTAPMRNSIDAVSDRDFILEFLSANAITAVHLSRLGEEWVLWASEEFGFITPSDSVSTGSSIMPQKKNPDPMELVRGKSARVIGDLVTLLTLCKGLPQAYNRDLQEDKEPVFDSVKTILGMLEVSAEFALNITFNRGRIQKALPAGYLDATTLADYLVKKGVPFRTSHDIAGKSVALCTLKDCQLLDLSLDELRSISPVFENDVYEFLGVENSIQKFISYGSTGSACVAEQIDYWIKKLELQ, via the exons ATGATGTCGCTAGGTTCTCTGTCGTCAACCTTCACTCTAGCGCCACCGTTCActcgccaccaccgccaccactccTCCGCCGGCAGCAGAACTTCCTCATTCCCCACTCGCGCGAGAATCGAAAACGTCAGAATGGAACCCCGAGAGGTGCCAAACCCCAAGCCCAAGGAGGAGAAACTGTGGGGTGGAAGGTTCAAGGAAGGAGTAACCGACGTCGTTGAGCGCTTCACCGAGTCGATCTCCTTCGATAAGGAGCTTTACAAGCAGGACATCACTGGAAGCAGAGCGCATGCTTCAATGCTCGCTCATCAG GGATTGATTACGGTGACTGATAGGGATTCTATTCTGCAAGGCTTGGATGAGATTGAGAGGCGGATTGAAAACGGCGAGTTCAATTGGAGGACTGATAGGGAGGATGTGCACATGAACATTGAAGCTGCGCTCACTGACATGATTGGCGAGCCTGCTAAGAAGCTTCACACCTCTCGGAGCCGGAATGATCAGGTTGTGACGGACTTGCGCCTCTACTGCCGTGATGCCATTGATGAGATTCTTGCAAGCATGAAGCGACTTCAAGTGTCACTGATGACCCTAGCTTTGGACAATCAGGGCCTTATTGTTCCTGGTTATACTCATCTGCAGCGCGCACAGCCTGTTCTGCTCCAGCATCTTCTGCTAGCTTATGTTGAGGAG ATTGAGCGTGATGCTGGTCGTTTGATAGATTGTAGAGCTAGGATGAATTTCTGCCCCTTAGGGGCTTGTGCATTGGCTGGTACAGGGCTACCCATTGATCGATTCATGACTTCAGATGCCTTAGGATTTACAGCTCCCATGAGAAATAG TATAGATGCAGTATCAGACAGAGATTTTATACTGGAGTTTCTTTCTGCTAATGCCATCACTGCAGTGCACCTTTCTCGGCTTGGTGAAGAATGGGTATTGTGGGCTTCAGAAGAATTTGGATTTATAACACCAAGTGACTCTGTTTCAACTGGAAGTAGTATAATGCCTCAGAAGAAGAATCCGGATCCAATGGAACTTGTCCGTGGGAAGTCTGCCAGAGTCATAGGAGACTTGGTTACTCTTCTCACACTGTGCAAAGGGCTTCCTCAAGCATATAATCGTGATTTGCAG GAAGACAAAGAACCGGTATTTGATAGCGTCAAAACCATTTTGGGGATGCTTGAGGTATCAGCAGAATTTGCACTGAACATTACTTTCAATCGTGGGAGAATACAAAAGGCTTTACCTGCTGGTTATCTTGATGCAACCACACTTGCTGATTATCTTGTCAAGAAG GGAGTGCCATTCAGAACGTCTCATGATATTGCTGGAAAATCTGTTGCTTTATGTACATTGAAAGACTGCCAACTGCTGGACTTGAGTCTCGATGAGCTGAGAAGTATAAGTCCAGTCTTTGAAAATGATGTGTATGAGTTTCTTGGAGTAGAAAATTCGATCCAAAAATTCATTTCTTATGGTTCCACCGGGTCAGCATGTGTAGCCGAGCAAATTGATTACTGGATAAAAAAACTTGAACTGCAGTGA
- the LOC130747983 gene encoding uncharacterized protein LOC130747983, giving the protein MDRGAIPATTLSGTISYNSTSPNIASTSQVDRRPVNNNANDIDPPAEHEDPVGFDDINLNEPADDDPLIDNEDLEDVNSDELMNDVAAAGHATAMWDMGDPTNECEHCGAMFWYDERKRRKVPTRTPKFPLCCLHGKVQLSLLKAASKILQDLHANETDKSRHFLKNIRMFNGMFAFTSMPGKVDKNINNGRGPPIFLLGGQNYHSIGSLIPPVGQSPKFAQLYIFDTENEVANRIQALRPSGDAHKLDELIVRDLKNMLDAENPLVKSYRYARERYRCGDFSNVKLRLIRRRDKDGRTYNLPTASEVAALVVGDIDATVKREIIVETQSRLIKHIDPTYPSFLALQYPLLFPYGEDGWRQGILTKDYDAPGRTRKKDDIAMREWFAYRLQERKGESPIVLQSRRLFQQFMVDSYTMVEADRMRYYMTIQPKLRVERYKGLHECLVRGETNAAATGQRIILPGSFTGGPRYMFNNCKDSFAICRYIGYPSLFITMTCNPEWPEVKCFVETRGLKPEDRPDILCRVFKMKLDELIDDLKSGKVFGKISGYSITIEFQKRGLPHAHILVFVHAKFKPKTPEDIDKVISAEIPDRTNNPELFEAVQKYMIHGPCGVLNLKSPCMNNGKCSKFFPKEFRTRTIIDDEGFLKYRRREDGRTVKKGKTVLDNRYVVPYNPLLLQKYRAHINVEYTCQTSAIKYLFKYVHKGNDRVTAEFYRTSDSSNPSQVIDEIKNYYDCRYISACEAAW; this is encoded by the exons ATGGACAGAGGTGCCATTCCTGCAACAACTTTATCTGGAACAATTTCGTACAATTCGACATCACCAAACATTGCTTCAACAAGTCAAGTTGATAGACGACCTGTGAACAACAATGCAAATGACATTGACCCTCCAGCAGAACATGAAG ATCCCGTTGGTTTCGATGACATAAATTTGAATGAACCTGCTGACGATGATCCATTAATTGACAATGAAGATTTGGAAG ATGTTAACTCAGATGAATTAATGAACGACGTTGCTGCAGCTGGTCATGCAACAG CCATGTGGGACATGGGAGATCCTACTAACGAGTGTGAGCATTGCGGAGCCATGTTCTGGTATGATgaaagaaagagaaggaaaGTACCTACAAGAACACCAAAATTTCCTCTATGCTGTTTGCATGGGAAGGTTCAACTATCATTGCTCAAAGCTGCATCTAAAATTCTCCAAGACTTGCACGCAAATGAAACTGATAAAAGCCGACATTTCTTAAAGAACATAAGGATGTTCAATGGAATGTTTGCATTCACGTCTATGCCTGGAAAGGTGGACAAAAACATAAACAATGGACGTGGTCCTCCAATCTTCTTGCTCGGAGGACAAAATTACCATTCTATTGGTAGTCTCATACCTCCAGTTGGTCAAAGTCCCAAATTTGCCCAGCTTTATATTTTTGACACTGAAAATGAGGTTGCTAATAGGATACAAGCTCTCAG GCCAAGCGGTGATGCTCATAAGTTGGATGAGCTAATTGTCAGAGACTTAAAAAACATGCTAGATGCAGAGAACCCTTTGGTTAAGTCATACAGATATGCTAGGGAACGATACAGATGTGGTGATTTTTCTAATGTCAAGCTAAGGTTAATTCGGCGGAGGGACAAAGATGGGAGAACTTATAACCTTCCCACAGCATCTGAAGTTGCTGCGTTGGTGGTGGGTGACATAGATGCTACTGTTAAGAGAGAGATCATTGTTGAAACACAATCAAGGTTGATCAAGCATATTGACCCTACATATCCGTCATTTCTTGCACTTCAATATCCACTATTGTTTCCATACGGGGAGGATGGATGGAGACAGGGTATTTTAACTAAAGATTATGACGCACCTGGAAGAACGAGAAAAAAGGATGACATTGCCATGCGCGAGTGGTTTGCATATAGGTTGCAAGAAAGAAAAGGGGAATCACCTATTGTTCTTCAATCTAGGAGACTGTTCCAGCAATTTATGGTGGACTCTTATACCATGGTTGAAGCTGATAGAATGCGATATTATATGACAATACAGCCGAAATTGCGAGTGGAACGTTACAAGGGATTGCACGAGTGCTTGGTCCGTGGAGAAACAAATGCAGCTGCAACAGGTCAGCGAATCATATTGCCTGGATCATTTACTGGAGGGCCGAGATACATGTTCAACAATTGCAAGGACTCATTTGCCATTTGTAGATATATCGGATATCCTAGCTTATTTATCACTATGACATGCAATCCAGAATGGCCTGAAGTCAAATGTTTTGTTGAAACACGAGGTTTGAAGCCTGAGGATAGACCCGACATACTTTGTAGAGTTTTCAAAATGAAGTTGGACGAACTAATTGATGACTTGAAGAGCGGAAAAGTGTTCGGAAAGATTAGTGGAT ATTCAATCACCATCGAATTTCAAAAGCGAGGTCTTCCCCACGCACACATTTTGGTCTTTGTCCATGCCAAATTCAAGCCCAAGACCCCTGAAGACATCGACAAAGTTATATCCGCAGAAATTCCAGACCGTACCAACAATCCTGAATTATTTGAGGCTGTGCAGAAGTATATGATTCACGGACCATGCGGTGTACTAAATTTGAAGTCACCATGTATGAACAATGGAAAATGCTCCAAGTTCTTTCCTAAAGAGTTTAGGACGAGGACCATTATTGATGATGAAGGTTTTCTTAAATATAGAAGAAGAGAGGATGGCAGGACTGTCAAAAAGGGCAAAACTGTGCTGGATAATAGATATGTTGTACCATACAACCCATTGCTACTCCAAAAATATAGAGCTCACATTAACGTTGAGTACACGTGTCAGACAAGTGCAATAAAATATCTTTTCAAGTATGTCCATAAAGGCAACGACAGAGTGACGGCTGAATTTTACCGAACTTCGGATTCAAGTAATCCATCCCAGGTGAttgatgaaataaaaaattactatgACTGCAGATACATCTCTGCTTGTGAGGCGGCATGGTGA
- the LOC130748003 gene encoding uncharacterized protein LOC130748003: MRLLQGSSCSSASDIAEFSEWLLTIGDGKFGQPVNGESEIQIPDEILIKNSETGFEDLVNFTYPDLLRNMSNSEYFRERSILAPTIELVGKVNDYMMYRVSAEEREYLSSDSIYKEDDNVESELDAFPPEVLNAMNCSGLPPHKLSLKIGVPVILMRNIDQSNGLCNGTRLTVKRFGDHVIQCTVLTGTKAGSAVLIPRMTMNTNNTNLPFQFQRRQLPICVCFGMTINKAQGQTLGCVGLYLPRPLFSHGQLYVALSRVKSKQGLRILIENHDDLPSNTTINAVYEEVFDNITP; encoded by the coding sequence ATGAGACTCCTGCAAGGATCTTCGTGCTCAAGTGCATCAGATATAGCAGAATTTTCAGAATGGCTGTTGACTATAGGTGATGGCAAGTTCGGACAGCCAGTTAACGGCGAATCAGAAATTCAAATACCAGATGAAATCCTTATAAAAAACTCAGAAACCGGTTTTGAAGACTTGGTCAATTTTACCTACCCTGATTTGTTGCGTAACATGTCTAACTCTGAATACTTCAGGGAAAGATCCATTTTGGCCCCCACAATTGAACTGGTTGGAAAGGTCAATGATTACATGATGTATCGGGTCTCGGCAGAAGAAAGGGAATACTTGAGCTCTGATTCAATATACAAAGAAGACGACAATGTTGAGAGTGAGCTGGATGCCTTTCCCCCCGAGGTATTGAATGCGATGAACTGTTCAGGACTGCCACCGCATAAGTTGAGTTTGAAAATTGGAGTCCCAGTAATATTAATGAGAAATATCGACCAGTCCAACGGATTGTGTAATGGAACAAGATTGACGGTGAAGAGATTTGGAGACCATGTCATTCAGTGCACCGTTCTAACTGGGACTAAAGCTGGATCTGCTGTACTGATTCCTAGGATGACCATGAATACAAATAACACAAATCTACCGTTCCAATTTCAGAGACGGCAGTTGCCTATATGTGTCTGCTTCGGTATGACGATAAACAAAGCGCAGGGACAAACACTAGGGTGTGTTGGGTTATATCTTCCAAGACCACTTTTTAGCCACGGACAATTATATGTGGCGCTATCAAGAGTCAAAAGCAAACAAGGGCTAAGGATCCTCATAGAAAACCACGACGATCTCCCTTCTAATACAACAATTAATGCTGTGTATGAAGAAGTGTTTGACAATATAACTCCATAA